The following coding sequences are from one Anabaena sphaerica FACHB-251 window:
- the truB gene encoding tRNA pseudouridine(55) synthase TruB: MQGFLNLNKPYDWTSHDCVARVRKLLRLKRVGHAGTLDPAATGVLPIALGKATRLLQYLPGEKAYKATVRLGIRTTTDDLQGEVITSQPCPGLNLTDIKTELSRFIGKIEQIPPSYSAIQVEGKRLYDLARQGEIIQAPVRTVEVLNIQVLDWRDSDFPELDLAIACGAGTYIRAIARDLGIIFNTGGTLAALTRTESSGFHLQDSLTLTELETQLQSGTFQPISPDTALQKLPSVNLPGTFAKKWCQGQQVPVNFDVLGIVRVYEQETRFLGIGQIQEHLLIPQMVFEPIS, encoded by the coding sequence GTGCAGGGTTTTCTCAACTTAAACAAACCTTATGACTGGACTTCCCATGACTGCGTAGCAAGGGTACGGAAACTGCTGCGTTTAAAACGGGTAGGACACGCAGGAACCTTAGACCCAGCAGCTACAGGCGTGTTACCCATCGCCTTGGGTAAAGCTACCAGATTATTACAATATTTACCAGGTGAAAAAGCTTACAAAGCTACTGTTCGCCTTGGCATACGTACAACTACTGATGATTTACAAGGCGAAGTTATCACCTCTCAGCCTTGTCCGGGCTTAAATTTAACGGACATAAAAACAGAACTTTCCCGATTTATCGGCAAAATTGAGCAAATTCCCCCCAGTTATAGCGCCATTCAAGTGGAGGGAAAACGCCTATATGATTTGGCACGTCAAGGAGAAATTATACAAGCACCAGTGCGGACAGTAGAAGTTTTGAATATACAAGTTTTAGACTGGCGTGATAGTGATTTCCCGGAATTAGATTTAGCGATCGCTTGTGGTGCAGGAACATATATTCGAGCGATCGCCCGTGATTTAGGAATTATATTCAACACAGGTGGAACCCTCGCCGCTTTAACAAGAACTGAAAGCAGCGGGTTTCACTTACAAGATAGCCTCACATTAACAGAATTAGAAACCCAACTTCAAAGCGGGACATTTCAACCCATCTCCCCAGATACAGCCTTACAAAAATTACCATCTGTAAATTTACCAGGAACATTTGCCAAAAAATGGTGTCAAGGACAGCAAGTTCCTGTAAATTTTGATGTGTTAGGAATAGTGCGAGTCTATGAACAAGAAACCCGCTTTTTGGGGATTGGACAAATACAAGAACATCTATTGATTCCCCAAATGGTTTTTGAACCGATTTCCTAA